TGTTATCAAAGAGATTGAAATAGCGATCGGTCACGGGGATTTGTCGGAAAATGCCGAGTACACTTACGCCAAGGAAAAGCAGGCCCTTATTGAAACTCGTGTGAGAGACCTCCAGGCAAGGCTTTCGGCATGTGAGGTGATTGATCTGGCGGCCCTGCCTCAAACCGATCGAATCGTTTTCGGAACCTCCGTCACCATCGAAGACGTGGACACCAGTGAACAGAAAGTTTACAAGCTCCTTGGGCAGGACGAGGCGGACATCTCCAAGGGAATCATTTCAATAGACTCGCCTCTTGGAAAGGCCCTGATCGGAAAAGAAGTTAATGACGTGGTTGAAGTCAAGACCCCGAACGGGCTCCGCGAATATGAAGTATTGGAGATCTCCTGAGCTGAATTGTACTGTTTACTATAAAGCGTTGTTTTTTGGCCCACCCACCGCGAGTTTGGAAGCACAGTTCCATGCCTGAGACAAAAAAGACCCCCCGCATCCTTATATTGTGCGATTTTGACGGCACCGTGTCCACAAAGGACACTGTGAACCGCCTGGTCAGGGATCATCTGACAGACCCGGAATGGCGGTTTCAGGTAAAAAGGTACTTTCGGGGCGAGATAGGCTCCTTGGCCGTTTATCGCGCGATAGCCCCGATGATGAGGATGACGCAGGAGGACCT
The Desulfomonile tiedjei genome window above contains:
- the greA gene encoding transcription elongation factor GreA, with the translated sequence MGAKRRPITPEGHKKLKEEIDRLIRVERPSVIKEIEIAIGHGDLSENAEYTYAKEKQALIETRVRDLQARLSACEVIDLAALPQTDRIVFGTSVTIEDVDTSEQKVYKLLGQDEADISKGIISIDSPLGKALIGKEVNDVVEVKTPNGLREYEVLEIS